One Gordonia pseudamarae genomic window, GCGCACCATCTTGGCGCCCACCACCTCGTGATGGTGAAAGCTGACGCCGCCGCCCGCCTCATGCCGCCGCGTGGCCGGTTTGCCGATGTCGTGCAGGAGCGCAGCCCACCGCAGGACCGGGTCCGGATCGGATTCCTCCAGGTCGATCGCCTGGCGCAGCACCGTGAGGGAGTGCTGATAGACGTCCTTGTGCTGATGGTGCTCGTCGATGGTCAGCTTCATTCCGGGGAGCTCCGGGATGACACGGTCGGCCAGACCGGTGTCGACCATGATCTCCAGGCCGTCGATCGGGTACTCGCCGCAGATGAGCTTGTCGAGTTCGACCCGGACCCGTTCGGCGGTGATCCGATCGATCTGCCCGGCCATGTCGGTAATCGCCTCGACGACCCGGGGCGCGAGACGGAAACCCAACTGAGAGACGAACCGCACCGCGCGCAACATCCGCAGCGGATCGTCGTCGAACGATTCCTGCGGAGTGGCGGGCGTGTCGATCACGCCGGCGAGCAGCGCCGTCATGCCCTCGAGCGGATCGCAGAACTCCTGCGCACCGTCGGGACCGATACGCACCGCCATCGCGTTCACGGTGAAGTCGCGCCGGACCAGATCGCCGTCAAGGGTGTCGCCGAAGGTGACGACGGGATTGCGGCCGACCCGGTCGTACGCCTCGGCCCGGTAGGTGGTGATCTCGATGATCAGGTCACCCTTGCGGGCGCTGACGGTGCCGAACTCGATGCCCGCGTCCCAGATCGCGTCGGCCCACCCCGACAGCAGCGCGATGACCACATCGGGCCGCGCGTCGGTGGTGAAGTCCAGATCGTTGGACAGTCTGCCGAGAACGGCGTCGCGGACCGAACCGCCGACCAGAAACAGGTCGTGGCCGGCACCGGTGAACAGTTCGCCGAGCGGCCGGAGAATGTCGGAAAAGCCACGCAAGGAGACCGCCGCGGCGGCCAGCAGCCGGGTACGGCGTTCCTCGGTGTCGGGATTCTCAGCAGCGGGGTGCTCGGGACCTGTCACGTCTGGTCAGACTACCGGTGCCGGCAATGCCTTTTCGCCGAGGGTTTTGGGCCTCTTCTC contains:
- a CDS encoding CCA tRNA nucleotidyltransferase, which encodes MTGPEHPAAENPDTEERRTRLLAAAAVSLRGFSDILRPLGELFTGAGHDLFLVGGSVRDAVLGRLSNDLDFTTDARPDVVIALLSGWADAIWDAGIEFGTVSARKGDLIIEITTYRAEAYDRVGRNPVVTFGDTLDGDLVRRDFTVNAMAVRIGPDGAQEFCDPLEGMTALLAGVIDTPATPQESFDDDPLRMLRAVRFVSQLGFRLAPRVVEAITDMAGQIDRITAERVRVELDKLICGEYPIDGLEIMVDTGLADRVIPELPGMKLTIDEHHQHKDVYQHSLTVLRQAIDLEESDPDPVLRWAALLHDIGKPATRRHEAGGGVSFHHHEVVGAKMVRKRMRALKYPKVMVEDVATLVFLHLRFHGYGDGAWTDSAVRRYVTDAGELLDRLNKLVRADCTTRNKRRARRLQENYDDLERRIGALKAAEDLGRVRPDLDGNAIMELLGLSPGREVGEAWKYLKELRLDRGPLPREEAEAALLRWWADRGNVGD